CAACGACATCTGTCCAGGATGATTGATCCGCCATGGCGCGAGACGATGTGATGATTACCGATGGGCTGCGCGAGAATATCGCGCCCTCGGCAATTATTGCCCGACACTCGGCAAAAGATACCGGCTAACATCTTGAAAAATAACAAAAATTATCCGCCTGGATCGTTCTGGTGCCGCGTTCAACGCCTGGAAGCCATGTGGCATGTGCGCCGCCGGCATTGCGGGTTGGAGATTGCGGGATGAGTTACGCTGCTGATGTCTGGGCTCCCGCCGAGGCCGAGATCGCGACGACGCTTCCGGCTGACGAGATCACGCCCATGATGCCGTCGGTGCCGCTGGCGCCGGATTCTACGCCTGTTGCCGCCGAAATCGTCTTCGACGAGGACAGCGAACTCCTGGACAAGCTTGCGACGGGCGACGAGGTCGCTTTTCGCATGCTGGTCGAGCGCCACATCGACCGCGCTTACGCGATCGCGCTGCGCATCGTCGGCAATGCCGCGGACGCCGAAGACGTGGTGCAGGACACCATGCTCAAGATCTGGAGCCATCGCGGGCGCTGGCAGCGCGGCCGCGCAAAGTTCTCGACCTGGCTCTACCGCGTCATCTCCAACCGCTGCATCGATCTGCGCCGCAAGCCGCGCAACGAAAATGTCGAGACAGTGCCGGAGGTCGCCGACGGCCAGCCGGGCGCCGTCGAGATCATCGAACGCAACGAATTGAACTGCATGCTCGAACTCGCCATGCAGCGCCTGCCCGAGCAGCAGCGCATCGCGGTAATCTTCTCGTACCACGAGAACATGAGCAACGGCGAGATCGCCCAGGTGATGGACACCACGGTGGCGGCGGTGGAGTCCCTGCTCAAGCGCGGGCGTCAGCAGCTTCGCCAATTGCTGCGCAAGCACGAACGCGACATCCGCACGGCGTTTACCGATCGCTAACCATAAAAGTCGGCATCCGAAAAGTTTCGCGCCTGATCTCCTTGCGCTCCACCGTTTGAGCGAACGGACGGGGCTGCGGTCCGCGTCGTCAGTCGTCTTCAAAGATGCGGCACGCCATGCCCATCAGCACAGGAGTTTCCAATGCCTGCAATCTCCACCAACACCGCGGCGAACTCCGCGGTCCGTTACCTCAACATCAATTCGGCGCAGGAGAGCAGTGCGCTCGCCAAGCTGTCGAGCGGCTCGCGCATCACCTCGGCATCGGACGACGCCGCCGGTCTTGCGATCTCGACCCGCATCTCGTCGGACGTCACCACGCTGCAGCAGGCCGCGACCAACGCCTCGCAGGCCACCGCGATCCTCCAGACCGCCGACGGCGGTGCTTCCAACATCTCGGACATCCTGGCGCGCATGAAATCGCTGGCTTCCGAGTCCGCCTCGGGTACCACGACCGATTCCAGCCGTGCCTATATCAACTCGGAATTCTCGCAGCTCACGAGCGAAATCGATTCGATCGCGACCGGCACGCGGTACTCCAGCCAGAGCCTGCTCGATGGATCGAGCGTGTTCTCCTCGGGCGTCTCCGTGCTGGTCGGCTCGTCCGGCTCCGACACCATCACCATCACGCTGACGAGCCTGACGTCGTCCTCGCTCGGCGTGACCTCGCTCGATGTCAGCACTCTGTCGGATGCGGCCTCGGCGCTCGACGTGCTCGATACCGCGATCGACACGGTCTCCGCCGCCCGCGCCAGCATCGGCGCGCAGGAATCGCGCTTCAACTTCTCGTCCGACTCGATCTCGACCCAGACCCAGAACCTGCAATCGGCCAACTCGGCGATCAAGGACGTCGATATCGCGGCCGAGCAGGCCACGCTGTCCTCGGCCGAGGTGAAGACCCAGGCCGCAGTGTCGGCGGAATCCGCGGCGAACCAGATGCCGCAGTACCTGCTCAAGCTGCTCGGCTAAGCGCTCAAGCCGAGATTTCCGGGCCGGCTTGACGCCGGCCCGGTTCACCCGGGGAAGGATCGGGCAGCACAGTGACGTCAGTCAGTTCGAGCACCAGCAGCACGTCGACCGCCAGCTCGAGTACGTCGAGCGCGTCGTCGGTGACTACGACCGGCACCACGACATCGACCAGTGTGGACTGGAGCGCGCTGATCACGGCGGCGGTGAACGCCAAGCTGACGGCGGCCACCACGATCTCGACCTCGATCACCAACAACGAGGCCAAGATCTCGGCCTACCAGACGCTCCAGACCGACCTTTCCACGCTCTCCAGCGGCCTGTCATCGCTCGCGACGGCCGTCGTCAATTCGCTCGCCACCAACGTCTTCGCCACGCGCTCGGCGACCATCAGTTCGAGCGGCGACGTCAGCGCGTCCTCCGCGCTCTCGATGTCCGTCAGCAACGGCGCGGCGACCGGCGACCACACGCTGACCATCAGCCAGGTCGCGACTGCGCAGAAGGTGGTTGGCACTTCGCAGTCGAGCGAGACCAGCGCGCTCGGCTATTCCGGCACGTTCTCGCTTGGCCTCGGCAGCGGCAGTACTGCCAGTATCAGCGTAACCAGCACGATGTCGCTGCAGGACGTCGTCGACGCCATCAACGCCCAGACCTCGACCACCAATGTGCAGGCCTCGATCGTCCAGGTGTCGAGCGGGTCGTACGAGATGGTGCTGTCGGGCACCGAGGATGCCGCCGACATCAGCTATTCCAGCACATCCGGCGATGACATCCTGAACGAGCTCGGCCTGACCGACAGCACGGGCGCCTTTGCCGACGTGCTGCAGACCTCGCAGGCGGCGGAATTTTCCCTCGACGGCATCTCGATGACGCGAGATACCAACGACATCACCGACGTGCTGACAGGCGTGACCTTCAACCTGCTCCAGGCGACGCCCAGCGGGACATCGCTCAGCATCAGCATCGAGCCCGACACCAGCCAGATCGAGACGGCGGTCGAGAACCTCGTCACCAACTACAACACGTTCCGCGATGCGGTGATCGCGCAGCAAGCGACGGCTTCGGACGGCACCGCGGATTCGAGCGCGGTGCTGTTCGGCGACGGCACGATGCGCGACATCATGGATTCGCTTCAGAACGCGCTCAACAGCACCGTGGGTGGCCTCACCATGGCGGACCTCGGCCTGTCCTTCAACGAGAAGAACGAGCTCGAGCTCGACACCTCGACGCTCTCGAACGTCCTCAGCACGAACTTGAGCGGCGTCACCACGCTGCTGTCGGCGCAGACCAAGACATCGTCGAGCCAGCTCAGCGTCGTCAACACCGGCACCTCGCCGCAATCCTTCACACTCGACCTCGCAGTGGATTCGTCCGGAAACCTCACCTCGGCCTCGGTCAGCGGCGATTCCTCGCTGTTCACGGTGAGCGGCACCACGATCATCGGTGCGGCCGGAACGGCCTATGCAGGCATGGCCTTCTCCTATTCGGGATCGACGTCGCAGTCGATCACGGTGACCTCGACCTCCGGCATCGCCACGCAGCTCTATCAGCTGTCCAAGACCTATTCGTCGAGCACCGGCTCACTGCAGACGCTGATCACGAACCTGACCGATCGCGACACCGAACTTCAGCAGAAGGTCGATGACATCGAAAGCGCCGCGTCCGCCTACCAGACGCAACTCCAGACCCAATACGCGAATTACCAGGCTGCGATCACGAGCGCGAACAACACGCTCACCTATCTCAAGGCCCTGCTTAACTCCAGCTCGAGTAGTTGATGATGCATAATCCGATGGCGTACATGGCCAATCAGGCCTATCGGGGCGCGGCCACCAGTGTGCCGCCACTGAAGGCGGTCTCGATGCTGCTGGCTGGAGCGATTACCTTCCTCCAGAAGTCGCTGGCCGCGCAGGAAGCGCGGCGCTTCGAGGAGGCGCACGACCTCCTGCTGAAGGCGACCGCGATACTGCGCGGACTCAGCCACAATCTCGACTTCGCCAGGGGCGGGGCGGTGGCCGAGCGGTTGTTCCAGACCTACAACATCCTGATCGTGGCGAGCCACAAGGCGTTCGGCCGGCCGCATGCGCGCGAGAGTTTTCGGCGGATCATCGCTGCCGTGACCGAGTTGCGGGAGGCCTGGGAGCACGTCGATGCGACGGTTCGCGGCGCCAAACCTGCGCCGGCCGATTCGACCCGTACGGGCTGAGAGGCGTTCGCATCCGGGCCGCGCAATCGTCCCGGCGATCCTCTGTCCGGAAGTTTGGGCCACTTTCCGTGGTGGTCCGGGCAGTTTTGGCGCGCGGAGCCGCCGGAAATCGGTTTCCGCCGCAGCTGCGATGCTTTATGACGGGCCTGACCGAGGCGGGATCGGCGGGCGATGGACGTCACCGAGTTTGAGGAACTGATCGACCAGCTGGGCGAGGATCTCTCGCGCTGGCCCGACGATCGACGCTTGCCTGCCGAAGAGCTGCTGAAGCATTCCTCGGCCGCTCAGGCCTCGCTGGAAGAGATGCGGGTCTTGCGCCGCGCGCTTGCCGCTCCCCCGGTCCGGGCACCAGCGGGCCTTGTCGACCGCATCGCCGCCGCGGCGGCGAAGATGAAGAGCGATACGGCCGAGCCGCGCACCGAGGGCGAGACGGCGGAGAGCTGAACGGCTCTTCTGATTCTTCGCATCCCCACCTGCTCCAGGAGATCGTCACGCCCGGGCTTGTCCCGGGCATCCACGTTCTTGAGATTGCGAGCATCCCGCGGATGGCCGGGACAAGTGTTTGGCCCGGCCATGACGTAGTGGAAGCGCTGCACGCGCTTCCACCCGGCAGATTCTGCCTTATCGAAAGCGATCTTTGCAGCGGCGAATCCGCGCCTGAATCCGCGCGCCCACGCGTTTCATCAGCACACAGATTTCAAGCGCGCTGACCGACATCGCTGTCGCCGGCTGCGCGGGAAAGCCGGAGTTCCTGATGACAGTTTCCGCAACGAGTTCTGCAACGACGTCGACCACGACGACGTCGTCCTCGTCGAGCACGTCGTCCAGTTCGACGCTGACATCTAGCGACTTTCTCAGTCTGCTGGTCAGCGAGCTTCAGAACCAGGATCCGCTGAACGCGACCTCGACCACCGACTTCATCAATCAGCTCACCTCTTACGCGAATTTCAGCCAGCAGCAGTCGATCAACTCGAATCTGAGTTCGCTCTCTAGCTCGTTCTCGAGCCTCGTGACGCTCAATTCGGTCAACTATATCGGTCACACCGTCGAGGCGAAGACCGACACGTCGACGCTGACGAACGGTTCGGCGACGTTCGGTTACTCGTTGTCGTCGGCCGCCTCCGATGTCTCCATTACCGTCAAGGACTCCTCGGGCAACACCGTCTACACCGGCACCGGCACCGGCAATGCCGGGTCCAACAGCTTCACCTGGGACGGCAAGAATTCCAGCGGCACCCAGCTTTCCGACGGCGGCCAGTACACCATCTCGGTGACCGCGACGGATTCCGCCGGCAACTCGGTCCTCAACTACACGACCGTCACCGGAACCGTGACCGGCATCGACACCTCGACGTCCACGCCCTCGCTGACCGTGAACGGCGTCTCCGTCAGCGCTGCCGACATCATCGGCGTCACGTCCTGATCCAACGTCCTGATCTTCTCGGAGTTTCATCATGAGTCTCACCGGTGCACTTTCCTCGGCGATCTCCGCGCTCAGTGCGCAGAGCCAGTCGCTGTCGATGATCAGCGACAACATCGCCAACTCCTCCACGACGGGCTATAAGACGACGTCGGCGATGTTCGACGATCTCGTCACCGCATCGAGCAATACGACGTCCTACGCCTCGGGCGGCGTCACCGTCTCGGGCCGGGCCAACATCACCCAGCAGGGCCTGCTGGCCTCGACCTCCAACGCCACTGACGTCGCGATCCAGGGCTCGGGCTTCTTCGTCGTGACCAGCGCCACGTCGGGCGGAACCGTCTACTACACCCGCAATGGCGCCTTCTCGACCGACAACGCAGGCTACCTCGAGAACAACGGCAGCTACCTCGAGGGCTGGCGCACCGATGCGGACGGCAACGTCGTCGGCAATGAATCGGCGAGCAATCTCGAAGCCATCAACACCGAGGTCGCTTCGACCAGTGGCAGCGCCACCACCAAGACGACGATCGCGGCGAACCTGCCGTCGGATGCCGCGACCGGCGACACCTATACCAGCTCGATGACCGTATACGACTCGCTCGGTGCAGCGAATTCGATGCAGGTGACCTGGACCAAGACCGGGACCAACACCTGGAGCGCAAGCTTCGCCGACCCGACCTCGACTTCGGACACCACGACCGCGACCGGCACGGCTTCGGGCACGGTCGATATCACCTTCAACAGCGACGGCTCGCTCGCCAGCACCAGTCCGAGCCCTGCGACCGTCTCGGTCACGGGCTGGACCGACGGTGCGGCCGACAGCACGATCACGATGAATCTCGGCACGGCCGGAGGCACCGACGGCTTGACGCAATACGCCTCGGGCGAGACGACGCCGACCGTCAACGTCACCAGCATCTCGTCCGACGGCCTGTCCTACGGCAAGCTGTCCAGCATCTCGATCGGCAAGAACGGCATCGTCGACGCCACCTATTCCAACGGCCAGACCATCGCGATCTACAAGATCGCGGTGGCGACCTTTGCCGATCCCACCGGACTGTCCGCCGCCAGCGACGGCCTCTATTCCGCGACGGTGGCATCGGGCAATGCCTCGCTGCAGGCCTCCGGCGAGAACGGCGCCGGCACGATCTACGGCAGCGAGCTGGAATCCTCCACCACCGACACCTCAAGCCAGTTCTCCAGCATGATCTCGGCGCAGCAGGCCTATTCGGCCGCGTCGCAGGTCATCTCCACCGTCAACAAGATGTACGACACCCTGATCTCGGCGATGAGGTGAGCGATGCGCAGCGAGGAGGCCAAGGCCGCCGGAGAGGCGCTGTTGCGCCGGCTGCGACGGCTGGTGGCACGGGCCGGAGCCGTCGAGGAAACCGACCACAAGCAGCTCGTTGCGCTGCTCGACGATCTCGAAACGACGCGCCGCGGACTGTTGAAGGAATGCGCAGAAGTCGAGGGCGAGATGAGACGGGCGAGCGTCAGGACGACCGCGATCGGCGCTTACTTGCGCAACGCGCAAGTCCATCGCGGCAAACGGCATAGTTAGAAGAAGGCGATGACCATGAGTGTAGCCCAAGCCAATAGCCAAGCCACCAGAGCCGGTGCTGCAAACGGCGATGCACGGATCAAGTCGCTGATCGGACTGATCGACGTCCTGATCGCGCTGGTCGCTGAGGAGAACGCCGAACTTGCCAAGGGCCTGCCGGCCTCGCGCCTCAAGCAGGTCGACGAGAAGAACCGCCTGGCCGAGATTTTCGAGCGGACCGTCGCCGAATGCGCGGGCGGCACGAACACCCTGAGCGTGCGGGACCGGATCCTGCGCGAGCAGCTCCTGGACCGGATCCTGAAACTGCGCGCGGCGATGGACGAGAACCTCGTTCGCCTGCGCGCGGCGATCGAGGCCAGCAACCGCCGGATCGAGGCGGTCATGCAGGCGATCCGCGAGCAGATCGCCGCGGTGTCGCCCTATGGCGCCTCCGGCCGCGTTGCCGCGCGTGCCGTCTCCAGCGGCACCAGCCGCAGCGCCTGACGAACAGGGGAGGCAAGCCGTGTCGCTCGATATCGCACGATCGATCGCCTTCAGCGGCCTGTCGTCCACGTCGGTGCAGATCAGCGTGACGTCGTCGAACATCTCGAACGCGGACACGACGGGCTATACCAAGAAGACCGCGAACCAGTCGAGCAGCGTCACCAACGGCGTAGGCACCGGCGTAACGGTGACGGGCATCACCTCGACGGTCGACAAGCTGCTGCTGAAGTCGCTGGTCAGTGCCGATTCCGATCTCGGCTCGGCCGACACGACCAACACCTACCTGACCTCGCTGGAGAAGCTCTATGGCTCGACCAGCAGCACCGACAGCTCGTCGACCGGAACCTCCCTCGCGAACAGCATCGCTTCACTGGAATCGGCGCTGTCGTCGCTGGCGAGCACGCCGAGCAGCGCCTCGCTGCAATCCAACGTCGTCAGCGCGCTCGACGATGTCACGAGTCAATTGCGGGACACATCGAGCGGGATCCAGAAGCTCCGCGCCAATGCCGACCAGGACATCGCGTCCTCGATCGACGACGTCAACACGGACTTGCAGAGCATCGCGGACCTGAACGCCGAGATCAAGCAGACGGCGGCGGCCGGCCAGTCGACGGCCGACCTGGAGGACCAGCGCAACACCGCGCTGCAGGACGTCGCCTCCAAGATGAACATCAGCTACTACACCGCGTCGAACGGCGATCTCCAAGTCTACACCACGACCGGGCAGGCGCTGGTCGACAGTTCCGCGCACGAGATCAGCTATACGGCGGCTGCCAATGTGTCGTCGTCGACGACCTATACGACCGGCTCGTCGTCGAGCGGCTTCAGCGCGATCACGGTGAACGGCGTCGACGTCACCTCGCAGATCACTGGCGGGAGCATCGGCGGGCTGATCACGCTCCGAGACAAGACCCTGCCGGCGGCACAGTCCCAGCTCGATCAGCTCGCGACGCAACTCGCCTCCGCGGTCAACACCGTCTCGAACAGCGCCTCCTCGGTGCCGGCGCCGACAACCCTGACCGGGACGACCAGCGTCACCAGCAGCACGGCGCTATCGGCCACCGGCACGGTACGCCTTGCCGTCACCGACCAGAGCGGCAACCTCGTCTCCTACAGCGATCTCGACCTGTCGTCCTATTCGACGGTTGGCGATCTCGTCACTGCCATCAACGGCATTTCCGGGATGTCGGCGTCGATCGATTCCGATGGTCATCTCTCGATCACCGCGACTGGCTCGGGCAATGGCGTCGCCATCAACGAGATGACGAGCTCGGTTGGAAGTTCGAGCGAAGGATTTTCGAACTATTTCGGCCTCAACGACCTCGTGACCGGAACCAGCGCGTCGGATATCGCGGTCAACAGCAGCATCCTGTCAGGCACCAACGAGCTGCAGCTCGCCACGCTGGACTCCTCGTCGAGCCTCACGGTCGGCAGCAGCGTGCTGACGTCGGGGTCGGCGACGGTGGTCAATTCGTTCTACAGCGCATTGACGGCGTCCCGGACGTTTTCGTCCACCGGCGGGCTCGCAGCCACCACGGGGTCGTTCGCCGACTACGCCTCCGCCATCGTGGCGGACGTCGCGAGCAAATCCTCGCAGGCGACGACCAATTACACCGCCAGGGAGACCGCGCAATCGACCTATGCGAGCTCGCTGTCGTCGCAGTCGGGCGTCAACCTCGACGAGGAATCGGCCAATCTGAGCACGCTCCAGAACCAGTATTCGGCGGCCTCCGCGCTGATCTCGGCGATCAACTCGATGTACTCGGCGCTCATCACCGCCGTGCAGTCGTCGTAAGGCGGGGAGCCGGCCCATGGTCGCGATGCGGATCGCCACCTTCGCCCAGTCGAGCAAGATGATCGCCGACGCGATGCGCGTGGAATCGGTCATGGCCAACGAGCAGGTCCAGGAATCCTCGGGCGTCGTCTCGACCGATTTCGGCGGCTACGGCTCGAACGCGCAGCATGTCGTGAATCTCCAGGTCTCGGTGACGCGCGCGCAGTCCTATATCGATGCGGCGACGCTCGCCGACAGCAAGGTCCAGGTGATGTATTCTGCCGTCGGCTCGATGACCGACATCATCACCCAGCTCCGCTCCCAGCTCAGCGCCGCCTCGACCGGAAGCTCGACCGAGACGACCTCGGTGATCTCCTCCGCCCAGCAGATGCTTCAGGAAATGGGCTCGCTGATGAACACGCAATATGACGGCCAGTATGTCTTTGCCGGCGGCAAGACCGACACGGCGCCGGTCGACCTGACCAACTTCTCGTCGGGCACGGGCTCCACGACCTCGGCAGATACCAGCTACTATCAGGGCGACGACGAGATCGCCTCGGTGCGCGTCGCCAACGACAACACTGTCTCGTATGGCGTCACTGCCGACAACTCTGCGTTCGAGGAGGTGATGCGGGTGCTGAAGTTCGTGGCCAACAGCACCTCGCTGTCGTCCTCGGACATCTCCAGCGCGCTCGATCTCGCCGGCACGGCGCTCGACGATACCGCGGCGGTGCAGGCAAGGCTTTCCAGCTCGGCGTCCTCGATCGAGACGGCGAGCGCGCGCCAGACCGACTACAAGAGCTACGCGGAGAGCCTGTCGAACGATCTCACCGGCGTCGACGTCGCCGCCATCACCGCGCAGCTCTCGACCTATCAGGCGCAGCTCACCGCGTCCTATTCGGCGATGTCCAAGATTCTCAGCATGAATCTCGCGAGCTATCTGAAATAGGAGAGGCCTATTCGGCGGCGATCCGCTCCATCGCCATGGCGCGGAGCTTTGCGCGCTGGATCTTGACGCCGTTGGCGCTGTCGGTGACCGGGAAGGAGTCCACGACATAGATCCGTGCCGGAACCTTGTAGCCGGCGATCCGCTCGCGCAGCCGTGCCGTCAGCACATCCTGCTGCGGCGAAGTTTTCGCCGGGATCACGAAAGCGACGCAGCGGGCCTGGCCCTTCAGATCGACCGCGACGACCTGGGCATCGGTGACGCCGTCGCATGATTTGAGTTCATCCTCGATCTCGCCGGGCGCAACCAGGAAGCCGCCGAGCCGCATGGCGTCGCCGGCGCGGGTTTCGTAAACGAAGGCGCCACCGCGGATACGGCCGATATCGCCGGTGCGGAAGAAGCCGTCGGTGGTGATCGCATCGCGCGTCGCATCCGGGTTGTTGAAATAGCCGAGAAAGCGCGACGGCGCGCTGATCTCGATTTCGCCGGAGACGCCGGGCGCGGCAAGCGCGCCGGTCTCGGTGTCGCGCACGCGGACCTTTGCGTCTGGCGACATCGGCCAACCGCCGCCCTCGATGCGGTCGGCGAAGGCGTCGCCGGGGCGGGCGATCGAGAACAGCGCCTGCACCTCGCTGGAGCCGTAGAGACCGAACAGCGGCAGGCCGCGCGACTCGGCCTCTGCGGCCAGCTCACGCCAGCCGGGCTGGAACGCGGCAAAGCCACAGACTTCGAGCTGCGGGAACGGCCGTGGCACGTCGGTCAGCGCAAGGATACGGCGAAACATCTCGTCGGAGCCGAAGGAATGCGTGATCTTGCGCTCGCTGAGGATCTTCAGCGCCGGCGTCGCCTCGAAGGCGTCAAGCACGTGGACGGTTGCACCGCTAGCGATGAAACCGAGCAGACTCGTCATGCCAAAAGTGCCGCAGAACGGCAGCATCGCCAACAGCGAGTGACGCTGCTGTGAGAGCTGTAGCGCTCCGGCCACGGCTCTGGCGTGGCTCGCCAGCGTCCGCTGCGAATGCGCGACCAGTTTTGGTCCTTTGGTGGTGCCCGACGTCGTGTAGAGCAGCACGGGCAGGTCGATATCATCCTGGGTTGGGGCCGGCGGGTAGGGCTTTTCGAAGGCATCGAAGCGCACGCAGGGCCATTGCGCGGGGATCGCATCCGCGCCAACCACCGCGAGCTTTTGCAGAGCGGGCACTTCGTCCTTGCCGATGCCGGCGAGGATGGACGCGAAATCGATCGAGCGGAATGCCGCCTCGACCACCAGCAGCTTGGCGCCGGACCACTTCAGGAGATGTGCCACCTCCGCGCTGCGGTAGCGCGTGTTGACGGCGGCGACGATCGCACCCAACCGGGCGGCGGCAAACAGCAGCGCGATCCATTCGACCCGGTTGACCAGCCAGACCGCGACGACGTCGCCCTTGCCGATCCCCTGCGCCGCAAGCCACGCCGTGGTCTGCCCGACCTTTCGCGAAAACTCCGCGCGCGAGACGGGCCTGCCGTCGAACACGAGAACGGGATCGGTGGGGCTCTCCGATCCAATCAGCGATTGCAATGAAACATCGTCGGCGTGCATGGCAACCGGAGTAGCCGGATCGCGCAAACCTGTCTACTTGGTGCCGAACATCCGGTCGCCGGCGTCGCCAAGACCCGGCACGATGTAGCCGTGATCGTTGAGCCGCTCATCGATCGCGGCGGTCCAGATCGGCACATCGGGATGCTCGCTCTGAAACTGCGCGATGCCTTCGGGCGCCGCCAAAAGGCAGACGAAGCGGATGTCGCGGGCGCCGCGGTCCTTGAGCAGGGAGGCGCCGGCGCAGGCTGAATTGCCGGTTGCCAGCATCGGGTCCATCAGGATCACGGTACGGTCGGACAGGTCCTGCGGGGCCTTGAAGTAATATTCCACGGCCTGCAACGTCTCGGGGTCCCGGTAGAGCCCGATATGGGCGATGCGGGCCGAAGGCATCAGCGCCAGCATGCCGTCGAGGAAGCCGACGCCGGCGCGCAGGATCGGCGCCAGCGTGAGCTTCTTGCCGGCAATCTTCGGCGCCCGCATCGGCGAGATCGGCGTCTCGATCTCGACCAGCTCGAGCGGCAGATCGCGCGTCACCTCGTAGCCGAGCAGCATCCCGATCTCGTTCAGGATCTCGCGAAAGCTCTTGGTCGAGCGGTCCTTCTCCCGCATCAGGGAAAGCTTGTGCTGGACCAGGGGGTGGGCGACGACGTTCACGCTGCTCATGCTCATGCAGCCGATCTAGCACGGTTCCGCAAAACTGCGCCAGATCGCCCGGACGTTTTCCGCAAGGGGCGGGCCGGCCTATCCAG
The genomic region above belongs to Bradyrhizobium sp. CCBAU 53338 and contains:
- a CDS encoding AMP-binding protein; this translates as MHADDVSLQSLIGSESPTDPVLVFDGRPVSRAEFSRKVGQTTAWLAAQGIGKGDVVAVWLVNRVEWIALLFAAARLGAIVAAVNTRYRSAEVAHLLKWSGAKLLVVEAAFRSIDFASILAGIGKDEVPALQKLAVVGADAIPAQWPCVRFDAFEKPYPPAPTQDDIDLPVLLYTTSGTTKGPKLVAHSQRTLASHARAVAGALQLSQQRHSLLAMLPFCGTFGMTSLLGFIASGATVHVLDAFEATPALKILSERKITHSFGSDEMFRRILALTDVPRPFPQLEVCGFAAFQPGWRELAAEAESRGLPLFGLYGSSEVQALFSIARPGDAFADRIEGGGWPMSPDAKVRVRDTETGALAAPGVSGEIEISAPSRFLGYFNNPDATRDAITTDGFFRTGDIGRIRGGAFVYETRAGDAMRLGGFLVAPGEIEDELKSCDGVTDAQVVAVDLKGQARCVAFVIPAKTSPQQDVLTARLRERIAGYKVPARIYVVDSFPVTDSANGVKIQRAKLRAMAMERIAAE
- the upp gene encoding uracil phosphoribosyltransferase, which codes for MSMSSVNVVAHPLVQHKLSLMREKDRSTKSFREILNEIGMLLGYEVTRDLPLELVEIETPISPMRAPKIAGKKLTLAPILRAGVGFLDGMLALMPSARIAHIGLYRDPETLQAVEYYFKAPQDLSDRTVILMDPMLATGNSACAGASLLKDRGARDIRFVCLLAAPEGIAQFQSEHPDVPIWTAAIDERLNDHGYIVPGLGDAGDRMFGTK